The following are encoded in a window of Phaseolus vulgaris cultivar G19833 chromosome 3, P. vulgaris v2.0, whole genome shotgun sequence genomic DNA:
- the LOC137807584 gene encoding synaptotagmin-5-like, protein MGFVFGVVVGIVVGLGIIVGFVRCENARAAQRSQLATTIAAFARMTVEDSRKILPPQFYPSWVVFSSSQKLSWLNSHLTKIWPFVNEAASELIKTSVEPILEQYRPVILASLKFSKFTLGTVAPQFTGVSIIEDGGDGVTMELEMQWDGNPSIILDIKTLLGVALPVQVKNIGFTGVFRLIFKPLVDEFPGFGALSYSLRQKKKLDFTLKVIGGDISAIPGLYDAIEGAIRDAVEDSITWPVRKVVPILPGDYSDLELKPVGILEVKLVQAKELTNKDIIGKSDPYAVVYIRPLRDRMKKSKTINNDLNPIWNEHFEFVVEDVSTQHITVKVYDSEGLQSSELIGCAQLRLDELQPGKVKDVWLKLVKDLEIQRDNKNRGQVHLELLYCPYGMENSFTNPFAPNYSMTSLEKVLKNATKGMESNGNENAATPKKKEVIIRGVLSVTVISAEDLPATDFMGKSDPFVVLTLKKAETKNKTRVVNDSLNPVWNQTFDFVVEDGLHDMLIVEVWDHDTFGKDYMGRCILTLTRVILEGEYRERFELDGGKSGYLNLHLKWMPQPIFRDA, encoded by the exons ATGGGCTTCGTTTTCGGAGTGGTGGTCGGAATTGTGGTGGGCCTCGGCATCATAGTAGGCTTCGTCCGCTGCGAGAATGCTCGGGCCGCCCAGCGCTCCCAGCTCGCCACCACCATCGCCGCCTTCGCCAGGATGACCGTCGAAGATTCTAGAAAGATCTTGCCGCCTCAGTTCTACCCTTCCTGGGTCGTTTTCTCTTCCAGCCAGAAGTTGAG TTGGCTTAACTCGCATCTCACCAAGATCTGGCCCTTTGTTAATGAG GCTGCTTCTGAGCTCATAAAGACGTCGGTGGAACCCATTCTTGAACAATATAGACCCGTGATTTTGGCTTCTCTCAAGTTTTCCAAGTTTACACTTGGTACTGTGGCGCCACAGTTCACAG GTGTGTCTATAATTGAGGATGGAGGGGATGGTGTTACAATGGAGCTAGAAATGCAATGGGATGGGAATCCAAGTATTATACTTGATATTAAAACTCTTCTTGGTGTTGCACTACCAGTGCAG GTAAAAAATATTGGATTTACTGGTGTTTTTAGGTTGATCTTTAAGCCTTTAGTTGATGAATTTCCTGGTTTTGGAGCTCTTAGCTATTCTTTAAGGCAGAAG aaAAAGTTGGATTTTACTCTTAAAGTCATCGGCGGCGACATTTCAGCAATCCCTGGATTATATGATGCAATTGAG GGGGCAATTCGTGATGCTGTTGAAGATTCTATTACATGGCCTGTGAGAAAAGTTGTACCCATCTTGCCTGGAGATTACAG TGATTTGGAGTTGAAGCCTGTGGGTATAttagaagtaaagcttgtgcaagCAAAGGAATTAACAAACAAGGATATCATTGGAAAATCAGATCCATATGCTGTCGTATACATACGGCCTCTACGCGACAGAATGAAGAAAAGCAAGACAATT AACAATGATTTGAATCCAATTTGGAATGAACACTTTGAATTTGTTGTTGAAGACGTGTCCACTCAACACATAACTGTGAAAGTTTATGATTCTGAGGGGTTACAGTCATCTGAATTGATTGGTTGTGCTCAGCTACGACTTGATGAACTTCAACCTGGCAAAGTGAAGGATGTTTGGTTGAAGTTGGTCAAGGATCTGGAGATCCAAAGGGATAACAAGAACAGAGGGCAG GTACACTTGGAGCTCTTGTACTGTCCATATGGCATGGAGAATAGCTTTACAAACCCATTTGCTCCCAACTACTCAATGACGTCTTTGGAAAAGGTTCTTAAAAATGCAACGAAGGGAATGGAGTCTAATGGAAATGAAAATGCAGCTACCCCGAAGAAAAAGGAGGTTATTATTAGAGGAGTCCTTTCTGTTACTGTAATATCGGCTGAAGACTTGCCCGCAACAGATTTCATGGGGAAATCCGATCCTTTTGTTGTTCTTACCTTGAAGAAAgcagaaacaaaaaataaaaccaGG GTTGTGAATGACAGCTTGAATCCAGTTTGGAATCAAACATTTGACTTTGTTGTAGAGGATGGATTACATGATATGCTAATTGTTGAAGTTTGGGACCACGACACATTTGGAAAG GATTATATGGGGAGGTGCATATTGACGCTTACTAGGGTAATACTGGAAGGAGAGTACAGAGAACGTTTTGAGCTAGATGGTGGCAAATCTGGGTATTTGAATTTGCATCTCAAGTGGATGCCGCAACCAATTTTCCGTGATGCCTAA
- the LOC137807587 gene encoding bifunctional purple acid phosphatase 26-like isoform X1 produces MERRVQTMLLKFVLASFVLLVSIRDGSAGITSSFIRSEWPAVDIPLDHEAFAVPKGYNAPQQVHITQGDYDGKAVIISWVTPDEPGPNHVQYGTSESKFQTSLEGTVTNYTFYEYKSGYIHHCVIEGLEYKTKYYYRIGSGDSSREFWFETPPKVDPDASYKFGIIGDLGQTFNSLSTLEHYIQSGAETVLFVGDLCYADRYEYNDVGLRWDTWGRFVERSTAYHPWIWAAGNHEIDYMPYMGEVVPFKNFLYRYTTPYLASNSSNPLWYAVRRASAHIIVLSSYSPFVKYTPQYMWLQEELKRVDREKTPWLIVLMHVPLYNSNGAHYMEGESMRSVFESWFIKYKVDVIFAGHVHAYERSYRFSNIDYNITNGNRYPLPDKSAPVYITVGDGGNQEGLASKFLDPQPEYSAFREASYGHSTLEIKNRTHAIYHWNRNDDGKKVPTDSFVLHNQYWGSNRRRRKLKHFLLTVMDEIADM; encoded by the exons ATGGAAAGAAGAGTGCAGACCATGTTGCTGAAGTTTGTTCTTGCTTCCTTTGTCCTCTTGGTTTCTATTAGAGATGGGAGTGCTGGGATCACTAGCTCCTTCATTCGGTCAGAGTGGCCTGCAGTTGACATCCCCCTTGATCATGAAGCATTTGCAGTTCCGAAGGGTTATAATGCACCTCAACAA GTGCACATCACGCAAGGTGACTACGATGGAAAAGCAGTAATCATCTCATGGGTGACCCCAGATGAACCAGGGCCCAACCATGTACAATACGGCACATCAGAGAGTAAATTTCAAACCAGTTTAGAAGGCACAGTTACAAACTATACTTTTTATGAATACAAGTCGGGATACATTCATCATTGTGTTATTGAAGGCCTTGAG TACAAGACTAAATACTACTACAGAATCGGAAGCGGTGATTCTTCTCGAGAGTTTTGGTTCGAAACACCTCCTAAAGTTGACCCGGATGCTTCCTACAAATTTGGGATAATTG GCGATTTGGGCCAAACGTTTAATTCTCTTTCCACCCTTGAGCATTATATACAGAGTGGAGCGGAGACTGTCTTATTTGTTGGAGATCTTTGTTACGCTGATAGGTACGAGTACAATGATGTTGGTTTACGGTGGGATACATGGGGCCGATTTGTTGAAAGGAGTACAGCATATCATCCCTGGATATGGGCTGCCGGAAATCACGAAATAGATTACATGCCTTACATG GGAGAAGTTGTTCCTTTCAAAAACTTTCTTTACCGATATACTACTCCCTATTTGGCCTCCAATAGCAGCAACCCCCTCTGGTATGCAGTGAGGCGTGCGTCTGCTCATATAATTGTGTTATCCAGCTATTCGCCATTTG TAAAATATACCCCTCAATACATGTGGCTTCAAGAAGAGCTGAAGCGGGTTGATAGGGAGAAGACTCCTTGGCTCATTGTGCTCATGCACGTGCCACTCTACAACAGTAATGGAGCTCACTATATGGAGGGTGAAAGCATGCGATCAGTATTTGAGAGCTGGTTCATCAAATACAAAGTTGACGTGATCTTTGCTGGACATGTCCATGCTTATGAAAGATCA TATCGTTTCTCCAACATAGACTACAACATAACAAACGGTAACAGGTATCCCTTACCTGACAAATCAGCACCTGTTTATATAACAGTCGGAGATGGTGGAAATCAAGAGGGACTTGCTTCAAA GTTTTTGGATCCACAGCCTGAATATTCTGCATTTCGTGAAGCAAGCTATGGACACTCTACCTTGGAGATAAAAAataggactcatgctatctacCACTGGAACCGCAATGATGATGGCAAGAAAGTACCAACAGACTCTTTCGTATTGCATAACCAGTATTG GGGAAGCAATCGGAGAAGAAGAAAACTGAAACATTTTCTATTGACAGTTATGGATGAAATTGCTGACATGTAA
- the LOC137807587 gene encoding bifunctional purple acid phosphatase 26-like isoform X2, translating into MERRVQTMLLKFVLASFVLLVSIRDGSAGITSSFIRSEWPAVDIPLDHEAFAVPKGYNAPQQVHITQGDYDGKAVIISWVTPDEPGPNHVQYGTSESKFQTSLEGTVTNYTFYEYKSGYIHHCVIEGLEYKTKYYYRIGSGDSSREFWFETPPKVDPDASYKFGIIGDLGQTFNSLSTLEHYIQSGAETVLFVGDLCYADRYEYNDVGLRWDTWGRFVERSTAYHPWIWAAGNHEIDYMPYMGEVVPFKNFLYRYTTPYLASNSSNPLWYAVRRASAHIIVLSSYSPFVKYTPQYMWLQEELKRVDREKTPWLIVLMHVPLYNSNGAHYMEGESMRSVFESWFIKYKVDVIFAGHVHAYERSYRFSNIDYNITNGNRYPLPDKSAPVYITVGDGGNQEGLASKFLDPQPEYSAFREASYGHSTLEIKNRTHAIYHWNRNDDGKKVPTDSFVLHNQYC; encoded by the exons ATGGAAAGAAGAGTGCAGACCATGTTGCTGAAGTTTGTTCTTGCTTCCTTTGTCCTCTTGGTTTCTATTAGAGATGGGAGTGCTGGGATCACTAGCTCCTTCATTCGGTCAGAGTGGCCTGCAGTTGACATCCCCCTTGATCATGAAGCATTTGCAGTTCCGAAGGGTTATAATGCACCTCAACAA GTGCACATCACGCAAGGTGACTACGATGGAAAAGCAGTAATCATCTCATGGGTGACCCCAGATGAACCAGGGCCCAACCATGTACAATACGGCACATCAGAGAGTAAATTTCAAACCAGTTTAGAAGGCACAGTTACAAACTATACTTTTTATGAATACAAGTCGGGATACATTCATCATTGTGTTATTGAAGGCCTTGAG TACAAGACTAAATACTACTACAGAATCGGAAGCGGTGATTCTTCTCGAGAGTTTTGGTTCGAAACACCTCCTAAAGTTGACCCGGATGCTTCCTACAAATTTGGGATAATTG GCGATTTGGGCCAAACGTTTAATTCTCTTTCCACCCTTGAGCATTATATACAGAGTGGAGCGGAGACTGTCTTATTTGTTGGAGATCTTTGTTACGCTGATAGGTACGAGTACAATGATGTTGGTTTACGGTGGGATACATGGGGCCGATTTGTTGAAAGGAGTACAGCATATCATCCCTGGATATGGGCTGCCGGAAATCACGAAATAGATTACATGCCTTACATG GGAGAAGTTGTTCCTTTCAAAAACTTTCTTTACCGATATACTACTCCCTATTTGGCCTCCAATAGCAGCAACCCCCTCTGGTATGCAGTGAGGCGTGCGTCTGCTCATATAATTGTGTTATCCAGCTATTCGCCATTTG TAAAATATACCCCTCAATACATGTGGCTTCAAGAAGAGCTGAAGCGGGTTGATAGGGAGAAGACTCCTTGGCTCATTGTGCTCATGCACGTGCCACTCTACAACAGTAATGGAGCTCACTATATGGAGGGTGAAAGCATGCGATCAGTATTTGAGAGCTGGTTCATCAAATACAAAGTTGACGTGATCTTTGCTGGACATGTCCATGCTTATGAAAGATCA TATCGTTTCTCCAACATAGACTACAACATAACAAACGGTAACAGGTATCCCTTACCTGACAAATCAGCACCTGTTTATATAACAGTCGGAGATGGTGGAAATCAAGAGGGACTTGCTTCAAA GTTTTTGGATCCACAGCCTGAATATTCTGCATTTCGTGAAGCAAGCTATGGACACTCTACCTTGGAGATAAAAAataggactcatgctatctacCACTGGAACCGCAATGATGATGGCAAGAAAGTACCAACAGACTCTTTCGTATTGCATAACCAGTATTG TTGA